ACCATTTCTTCGGCGTAATGGTGTTCCGCGCGCATGACGGCCCGCAAATGGGCGCTGTTTTTCAACAGCCAGAACGCCATGTTGTAGCCGTGTTTGGGATAGACTATGTTGTAAGACGGTGCCAAGCGCTGGCGCACATCGGGAAACATCTCGCGCAAAATGGCGGCATTTCCCCTGGTCACTGCCAGTTCCACGTCGCAGCCCTTTTCCAGGAACTCACGGACAACCGGCGCACATCGCGTCGCGTGTCCAAGACCCCAGTCCAGCGGCGCGACGAGAACTTTCACTTATTTGGCCTCCAGCCAGGCATTCGCCCAGTCACCATGGTCGCAGTTCTTCTCGTCGCCCATGTCGATGCGCAGTTCAAGGCGCGAAGCCCCACTGATATCCACGTCGATGCTCTTTTTCTGCGTGGAGTAAAGCCTTTCGGAATGGTACACTTCACGGCCGTCCGCCAAGACAATGAAATGCACGCCGTCACCGCAGGCGCTTTCGTCATCCAGGCCGACAACGGCGTGGAACACGGAATACGGGCGATTCAGGGAATAACTGATCTTGGAATTCGCATGGCTACCGATGCCGTAGCGGAATACTTCCTTGTCAATCGTCAGGCGATGGTGTTCCACGGATTCGTTCTTTTCGGGGTTGCCCCATTCCTGCGAATAACCATCCCATGTCAGGTTCGAAAGCAGTTCCACATTCTCGCCGGGCACAAAGAAGTCCTTGACCAGGTGGACGGTATCGTCATCCGGCATGATGCAATCGAACATCGCCCTGTTCAAGCCCTTATGAATCTTCGTGGAATCCAAAGAAACAACATCTTCGGACTGAGAAACAACGAGTTCCTCGACCAGTTCGCCGTTCAGGGAGTACTTGCAAGGAATCGTCTCCGGGAATTTTTTGCTGATGACAAAGTTTCCGCTATCCGGTTCCGAGACGAGGAATTTCATCGTGTAGTCGGATACGCCCTTCTTCGCGTTCATCTTGTAAACGGCGAGCGGGTAACCGAACAGCTTGGGTTCAAGCAACACGCGCTCGTTCTTATAGTCATCAAGAATTTCATCAATCTGGTCAGTCGTCTTGAAACCGACCACGCGGCTCTTGCGGTTGAGTTCGCCATAGCCGTCCTGGCCACGGACCAAGTAGATGTTACCATCGGAAACTTGCATCCAATTAGCGAACGTTTCCGTATCCCAGCCCATGAAGGTCCTTTCGCTAAAGGCGCTGTGGCCCTGCGCAAGCATCTGCCACGGGCGAGCGTAGATGTAAATCGAGTTCGGAGGGAGCGTCGCAATGTACTTGTTCAAATAATCTTCTTCGGCCAGGAGCTTGTTCTTGTAGTAAAGCATATTGGCGCGATAGCTATTCACATGGAAGAACATCAAACCAAAAGTCATGATAGCGGCAATAGCGACAGTAATGCCTGCGGCACCGTTATCATTCATCTTAGTGCAGAACTTGAGCGCATCGTAAAGGCCGAGCGCCATAATCAGCGCAAACATCGGGAGCGCCACCAGCACGTAACGTTGGTTGATATCGATAGTGAACGTCCCCGACACGTTGAACATGATGACGAAAATCTGGAGGCAGAAGAAAATGCCGAGCAAAGCACCGCGCCAGTAACGGCGATAAACAATCAAGCGGAACAGCAACCAAGCCGTCGCCGCAAGCAGCAAGATAGTGAACGACGTGTAGAACGGGTTTTCCATGACCCCGGCCAAATTGGGATCGTCCTTGAAGTTCAGCATCACTTCAAGATTGGTCTTGAGGTTGAACCAGAAGTTGCTGAAGGAATGTGCCGCATGTTCACCACCCTGGAAGTCGTAACCGCGATAGGCGGCCATCGTGTTCACGGACGGCCAGCTCACGAAAATCACGGAAAGCACGAACGCGGGGAGACGGTAGGGCCTCTCGAGGAAATAGCGATAGTAGAACAGCGCAAACGGGATAAAGGCAAAAACAGTCTCCTGACGGGTCTGCGCAAAGAAGCCCAGGAGAGGCACGGTCAGCAAGAAGTGCTTCCACGTGACCTTGTTCGTCGGTACAAATGCGTACCACGCCATGAGCACGGCAAGCAAGCAAATGTACAGGACTTCGGTAGATGCTGAACGCGCCTGCAACAGATAAATCGGCATGCCGCCTAGGAACGCGACCGCGGCAAGCGCCACCTTCTCGTTCTTGAACCATTTCGACAGCGCGAGGAAAAACGCGATGAGGCTCAAGATGAAGAACGGATAGTTCACCAGCAGGGCCGTATCACGATTCGGAGGCATGATATTGAAGACGAGCGAATAGACAAACGCAAGAGCCTTGCCCTTGAAGTTGTTCACCTCGACCTTGCAGTCGAGCACACCATCTTTCCAGATGCCTTCGTTACAGACGCCGCCAGAATGTTGGAAGTACATCTGGAGGCCCATGGATTCCCAACTTGTCTCGTCGCTCAGCACACGGTGCGTGTTGCTGATGTTGCTGAACATGAAGATGGAGAACGCAGCCAAAATAATGGCAAGCCAGCAGAACGACTTGCCCGAAGGCAAGAAGGACTTGCCGTTCTTGGCAATATAGGGAATATTGACAACGGCACCGACAACCAACAGGATAAACGTGAAGAGGATACTGATGTACCCCCACTCGATATCCCAATGGCGTGCGTACGGGACCGTAAGATTGTTAAAAATCAGGAATGCAAGAATAAGGATGCCCAAAGTCGTGCCGGCAGCAATAGCCGCCCCACGGCCCAGGCCAAGGGACTTAATGAAATTTTTCATAGTAGTGCAAATCTAGTTTTTTATGAGCGTACTGCCCAAAGGTCATGCCTGTTTTTATACGTAGAAAAGGGATTAATGTTTTTTATTTATGCGGGAGGGGACCCAGCTCAGAGTGGACGCCAAGGCGTCCGTGGCTACGTTCGGTCATATCGGCAAGCAAGCTTGCCGCTGCGACACTCACTTGCTCACTTTAGCGAAGGCCGCACGGTCCCCTCCCTGCACCCACCCCTTCCTTGGCCGACGCTTCTATTCTCAATACGTTTATTCATACTCTAAATGTTTAAAAAATTTCTCGCTTTAAACATAAGGTATGCTAGATTATTTTTTGAATTTGGGGATTTACGTATTGGAGATGCCGAGGCGTTCCATGGCGATTTTCTTGCCGGTCTGTACATCGGCCTTGCCGCTACCCAATTTGGGGAGCTCATCCACCTTCACGACAGCACCCGGGAGCATGAGCGGCGGGAGCCCCACCTCCTTGAGCATCGCCTTCACCTCGTCTTCGGACTTGTCGCCTGCGAACACAAGCACGATTTTCTCGCCCTTGCTTCCATCGGGAACGGCCACCGCAAAGTGGTCAATTTCGTCGAACAGCGAGCATTCCGAAATCTTGAAATCCACAGAACCAAGGCTCACCATCTCGCCACCGAGTTTTGCGAAACGGCTGTAGCGGTCCACAATCGTGAGGTAGCCGTCTTCGTCCACATGGCCCTTGTCACCTGTCTTGTACCAGCGTTTGCCGTTGATAACAGCAATCGCCTGCGTCGTCCTATCCGGGTCTTTCAAATAACCCTTCATGATTTGAGCGCCACCGATAAGGATAAGACCGTCTTCGCCAACGCCAAGTTCTTCCATGGTGTCGGGGTCCACGATGCGGAACTGCGTTCCGGGGAGCGGAGCGCCGACAGTTCCCGGCTTGTTGCCCTCGATAACGGTCTTGTAGTCGTCCATGAGCACATCCTTCGTGTTCACGGCCGCCACCGGAGTCGTTTCTGTACAACCGAAGCCTTCAAAAATTTCCAATTTGAATTTAGTGCGATACAGCTGGCGCACGTCTTCACGAATTTTCTCGGCTCCGGCGTAGATAGCACGCACATGCGAGAACATCAGCGGGTGTACAGCGCGGTTCAGGCCCCACATGCGCAAGAACGTACCCGTCGCCACCATGATACTCACCTTGAACTGAGCGCACATGCGCGAAACAAGACGCGCATCTGTCGGGTCGGGGCAAGTCGCCACCGGCACACCTTCTACAAGGCACAACATCGTCGTAATCGAAAATCCAAACGCATGGAACAGCGGGAGCGAACCGAGGAACACGTCCTCCGCACTCGGCAACAACACGCTTTCGCACTGCTTGATATTGCCCATCAAGTTCAAGTGCGTGAGTTCCACACCCTTCGGGCGGCCTTCGGAACCAGAACTGAAAATAATCGTTGCCACATCGTCGAGGCTGACCTTTTTAAAGAAGCGCAGTTCCAAATACCAAGCCGGCAAAATCAGCACGCGCAAGAAATTCTTCACAAGCGTCGACTTATGGAGTTGCGTTTTCAGGTCTTCCATGTAATAGACTTTGTACTTGTCAAGCAACACCTCCATCGGGAGGCCCTTCTGCTTGAGCTTTTCAATAAACACGCGTGCGGTAATAATCGTCTTCACGTCGGCCACGTCGCAGCAGTATGCCATCGTTTCGGGCGTGTTGGTGTAGTTCAAGTTGTAGACGGTCTTGCCGCGAATAAGGCAGGCCATGTTCACAATGATGCCTGGGCCAGACGGCGGAATGAGTACGCCCACCTGCTTTTCGCCCTTCGTGAGTTTGTCTATTATTCCTGCAAAAGAGAGTGCAGCGGTCGCAAGCGTATTCGCCGAAAGGTGGTTTCCGTCGGGGCTATACACCGAGGGCCCGCTCCCGACATGTTTCACCGTACGGATCCACGCCGAGGCCACCGGGCGCAACTTGCGGATATAAGTCGTCCACGCCGTAATGGAAAGTTCCTGCACGGAGCGTTTCACCATCATAGGAGTCGAATCGAGCGGCAGTTCTTTGCCAAAAGCAACCGAGATTATGCGGCCACCACTGTGAACCAAATCCTTGAAGCCCGCATCGGCCATGGAGTAACTGCTGCCCCAAAGCCCCTGCACGTAGAACGGCAACAGCTTGACTCGCGATACATCTTTTATTGCAGCCGAGTAATCCAGGCGGAAGCGGCTCATGTTGCCCGTAGCGGTCATCGCATTTTCGGGGAACATCACCACAGCTTCGCCGCGCAGGAGCGCCTTGCGAGCCTCTTCCATTGCGGGGCCGGGGTTTGCAATGTCGAGGTCGATTGTCTTCATCTGCGAAAGCAGGAGCCTCACGTACCATTTTTCAAACGGCCTACGCGTAATCACAAAGCGCAACGGTCTCGGGCTCGCCATTTGGATCATTGCCCAATCGATGTACGAAATGTGGTTACCCACCATGAGCACCGGCCCTTCCCAGGGAATGTTCTGCACGCCCGTGACAAGGAACTTGTAATGCATCGAAAGCGCCGAACGCAACAACTGGCGGAGCAACGTCTGCGGCATCGCCCAAAGAGCCCACACCGTACCGGCAAGGCAGAAAATACCGAGCGCCATAAACAATGTCATCCGGTCTACTGCAAAATAGCGGATGGCGGCAACGGCCATAATCTCGAAAACGAGGATGCAAAGGTTCTGCGCCACATTACTGAGCGAAAGCACATGGCCCGCCGAACGCGGCTTGGTATTGTAGAGGAGCATTGCGAACATGGGGAGCATGTAGATGCCACCGCAAAAACCGAGCAGAGCAAAAGCAATCGCATTGTAAGGCCGCCCAATGAACGGGATCAGGAACATGAGAACCGAAGCCCCGGCCGTCCCCATAGGGATAAGGCCCGTCTCGATAAAATCGCGGGACATCTTCATCGCGAACACGAACCCGACAACCAAACCAATGACCGTCCCGAAAATCGCATAGTTCGCCAGCACATCCTGATTGAACAGCGAGCCCGAACTGAACTGGTCCTGGATGACAAAGACCATGAGGAAAATCATCATCCAGAACATCGAAAGGCCGATGATAGACTGGCGGAGCGCATGGTTCCTCCAGACTTTCGCCATCTTACGGCGCATGAACAGCAAATTCCAGTAGCGGCCCCACGGGAACTTGAGGTCACTGTCGTAAGCCCCGATATGCGGCAGGCACAGCGCGGCAAAGAACCCGACCAACTGCAATCCGCCAAGAGCATAAAGCGCCTGCAATACAACACCCGCCTTCACGGCAAAGGCAAGCGCCACACCCGCAAATATCACTGCGGAGAACGTGACAATCATGAGGATGCCACTCCCCTTCACCAGGGAACGCACGCCCACCAGTTCCTTCATGTAGCCGTTCTTGGCAGGGCTCTGGAACGCCTGCAACACAAAGAACAAGCCAACTGCCGAGAGCATCATGATCAAGTTCGAGAGGTAGGCCCCGACACAAAAAAGCCCCACCGCAGGGAGGGACAGGAAAGTCGTCCAGAAAAGGACCTTTTCTTTGGGATACTTGTCAGAGAAGAAACCCGCAGGAGTTAGCAACAACACGCAGGGCAACAGGAACAGCAAGTGGAAAGCATAGAACTCCCACGAGCCCGTCGCCGTGAACCCCAGACGGTTGAGCGTAAATTCCATGAAAGCGAGAATTGCCGTCGATACGGCCACTTGCGTAAACGCAAGAATGTAGAAGGAAGAATAGCTCCTGATCTTTTTCATTTACGGTACTTCCTATAATACATGACGGAGGTATCTGTAAAAAATAGATTTTTGCAACCTCAATTTCGTAATTGGAAGCAGTTCGTAAGATTCAACCCCTCAAAAAACACTAAAATCGCCAATAATTTCCATCTTTATTTTTTATTTACAAACAATTATAGCCCCGCCTTTAAATTCACCATAAAAAAATCCCATGCATTCGCCATGCACGGGATTCTTTAAATTAGTTTGTCTAGAACTACTTGACTTCGAAGTAGTAGGTCTGGAGAGCCTTCTTATCCTGAGTGAACTGGATAATCTGCTTGCCCTTCGGGAGGTTGCCCGTGATTTCGTAGAGGCCTTCGGCCTTGTACGTCACAGTGAGAGCAGTACCCTTGGACTTGTCAGCAAAGAGGCCCTTGGTTTCGCCTTCGCCAAAGCCGGTGCAATCCTTGTGGGAAGCAATCGGAGCTTCGACAGCCGGATAAGTCGTAGCGATAAGCGGAGTGGAGACAGAGTTCGCATTGCGGTAGAACACGTCGAGCTTGCCGTCCACGACACGCGGAGCCGGGAGCGGGAGCATCTTGATGTCCGGCTTCACGACCTTAGCAGCCTTCTTGGCCTTCTTGCCTTTCTTGCCCTTCTTGGCATTCTTTTCGGCTTCAGCAGGCGGGAGCTTGGCGGCTTCGGTAACCTGCGGCATTTCGAGGCGGTAACCAGCACCCGAAGTTTCGCCACAGTTCACGGACCAGATAACCCATTCGTTGGAAATCTTGACCGGGCCCTGTTCGCTGCCCTTGTACAGACCCGGATCGACCTGGTCGCTGTAGCTGTAGAGCGTAACAGTTGCATCCGGATTTTCTTCGGTAGTCGTAACCGTGCCACGGCCGAGGATATACTTGGAACGGCGAGTCAAAATACGATAGGAGCCCACCGGCACATTTTCGAACTTGAACTTGCCTTCTTTGAGCAAGTCCTTGTGTTTGTACTTAGGAGACTGCGTACCATAAATGGTGGAGTCCATCCAGACAGTGGGTATTTCGATGTTCTTTCCGGTGAACGGGTCAAGAACAACACCTTCGACAGTTCCCTTCTTATCGCAACCCGTCATTGCAAATGCAACGAGGGCGGCGGCAACCAATGTAAGCTGTTTTTTCATTGTTATCCTCATTGTAAAAACGTTCGTATAGAATGTAGAAAAGCCCTCCCTTGCGGGAGGGCCTTCCGCAAAATTATTCGGCGTCTTCGGCCTTGGGCGCAGCCTTGCGGGTCTTGCGCTTTGCACCAGTGATGTTGCCAGCGAAACGCTTGTTGAAGCGGTCGATACGGCCAGCCGTATCCACGCGATGCTGCTTACCCGTCCAGAACGGATGGGTATCAGCCGTGATTTCCAGGGAAATCACGCTATGTTCAACACCATCGATAGTCTTCTTTTCGGCGGAAGACTTCGTGGAGCGGGTGATGTATTCTTTACCCGTATTCGCATCGACGAACACGACCGGTTGATAGTTAGGGTGGATACCTTCTTTCATTGTATTAACTTCCTATTGAAGTGAGTTTGAAAGTCCCAAATTTAAAAGAATTTCGGAATTTTGGCAAGCGAAAATAGTATTTTTGGAGACATGAAAAGAATCTTCGGAATAGCGGCTTTGCTCCTGGTTGCGTGCGGAAACGACGCCCCCGTTATAAAAATCGTCGAAATAGACAAAAAAATGCCCCTCTTGGCATGGCCAGATGAGCACTACATCGCCACCGTGGATTCCGTCATCGCTGCAGAAAAAGTGATACCCAACAAGGATTCCGGCAAGACTCAGCTCACCCTGAACGCCTTCAAGGCCCCGTCCCTCGCGCTGCCGCCCAAGGCAGGGCAAAAGCAAACAGCGCATAAAAATGGCGAAAAGAGGCGCGAATCCGTTGCAAAGGAAAAGGTCGACAACAGCGCCGAAGTGTTCATGGACAAGTTCAGCAGGGCGCTCTCCGCCCTCCAGTCCGACCCCTCCAACGCCAAGCTCTACAAAACAGTAGAAGCCAAGGATGGCGACGACCTGTTCAAACTATTGCGCCGTACCTATGGTGCCGGTTCGCAGAACCTCCCACGCTTTTACGTTTTGTCTGCACTGCAGTCCGTAAACGCCGGAGTATCGCTCGAGCACCTGAGTGCCGGCGACAAAGTCAGGGTTCCAAAACTGTAAGCGCTCCGCCTACACCTTTTTTGCAGACAAATTTCTTGCAAGCCAGTCATGCAATCGTCAACCACCTCCGGCTCGGGAGTCCAATAGGTGATTTTCTTTTTACACCGCGACCTTGAACACGATGCCGCCCGTCACGTAACGGTGGATGATGGAATTGATGAGCGTCTGGTAAGGCATGCCCGCGGCCTTCGCCATTTTCTTGATGCCGTTCAGGTCGTCAAGCTGCATGCGGATGGTGATGTTTTTCGCCGAAGCGGACTCCTCAATTGACTCATCTATGAATTTCGACTTTGCCATTTTGGGACCTCCATTGGTAGCTTCGGTTGATTATGTATATTTATAATATACATAACTTATAAATTTTCGTCAAGTACATTTCATCCATTTTTCGCACCCTCCCGAAATCGATTTTGAGATTAGTGATCCTAAGTCTGTTTTTGCATGCAACGGCTCTGCTAGGCCAATCTGTACGCCCGACCTCGGCTAGCAAACTTTTGAGGTTTCGTAAGCCCCTTCCAGGCTGTTTATTCACTACAGAACCGTAGTTTTGACCCAAAAGTACGGTCTGGCCCGACAGAGCCCTTTTATAGCTCTGTCAAGCCCACTTTACAACTTTTTTCAAATTCTACCGGAACCCGGAATATTGGTAGTGGACAGCATCCCGAAGGGCAGATTATTTGGCGACCTGTCCCTCAAGATGTCCCTCAAGAAGTCCCCCAAGAATTGTTTAAACAATCCGTTGTTAGACTCAATTTTTCAAAGTCTCTATTTGTGAAATTTTGTCGTTAAAAACAACAAACCGGTCCGCTTTCTAAAGTAGAGTTAAATCGCTCCAACGGCTTCTTTCAGAATCTCCAAAGCACTTCTGCACACCTCAGAAAAAGTTCTTCCTGCTGCAAAGACATATATCAAACATTGACCAAAATAGCTGAAGGACCGGCTTAGGCGTAATCGCATCACCGACAGTCACATCAACATAAAAGGGGACCGTCATCGGAGCAAACGAAGCCATCATATACGCTCGCAATCCGGGATAGGAATCCTTTTCACGAATATCTTCTATTCGGTCAAGTAAAAATGTAAAACCATCCTGCAAGTCTTCCGAACAAATAGACAGCAAAGCCTCTTTTAGCGTTGACGGATCGACGCTGAACCCAGTAGCCGTCGCATCAATATCCATCGTCGTTCTTTTTGCAACGCCAACAAGCGAGGATGTCAAGAAGCCACCTTTCAGGATGAAGTTTGTGCGATAGTCGGACTTTGCTAGTCGGCACAGGAATCGTTCCAAGACATATTTTTGCAAAACACCCTGAGCCGTTACGCCAGATTCACAAGCAATTTTCTTTATGGCGGCTTTTAGTTTAGCGGCATTAGAAAAACTCACAGCAGAATCTCCATATAATTACGAACACGCTTTTCTACATGAAGAATCCTTGCATAGTGCATGAGTAACGCAATATCTTTCGCGTCACTTCGAGCGTATTCCTTGAAGGCATGGTTCATTGATTGGACGTCATCTCCACGGACAATGTCACATAGAGTCCGCTCGATATTATAGCAACGGACCACATTGCCATAAGGAGAAAGAACGTCTTGTACGCCTAGGTCATAGCGTTCGGCAACAACAATCTTGCATTTTATTCCGTTTTGCTTGGCCGCGCTTACGTTGTAACCTTTGGGAAAAGTCATATAAAGCGAATACGGAATACGGTCCGTTTTTTTCAGAAGATATAGGGCAGTGCTTCCAGAAAAAATTCCCTGCGAGTAGGTGTGTTGCCAAATGGCAAATTCGTCTTCGAGTTGGCCGGACAAAAAATAGACACCCCGAGCACCTTTGCTCAGTCTTCCAGCCGTCACACATTCTGCCAATGCGCGACGCTGAAGCCCCGCCTTGGAGACGGACGATGCCGTGACCATGCCGTTGTTCTCACCGGCCATTTCTATGATTTTTGCGCAATCGTTCATAGATGTTCGAACATTTATGTAGACTCTGTTATTTAAAATATACATAAAAGTTCACTCTCGGTCAAGTTCGACGTCGTCTTTTCCGAAAATAAAATAGAGGAAGCATAAATATCCTTACATTTCTTCATCTTTCACTCCTTTGACGCTTATGGCGTCCGTGGCATCGGCTCAGAAATAAAATCAAGTAACTTGATTTTGCTTCATTCGCCTCGCACACTTTTGCTGCGGACAGGCGTAAAACCGCAGTAGTTTGAAAATTTGAACACTAGAACATTTGTTCACTATCAAATATAGTTTCGGGAATCATTATTGTCAATAGGTTTCCGATTTTTTTCACCGGGCCTCGGATGCCGCAATTTCGCGCATTTTTTTTGAATCGGCTTCTCGGCTGTCCCTTATAATCTATATTACTCAATAGAATGACAACCGCGATCGAGTTTGAAAATATCAGCAAGCAGTACCGCCTGGGGCTAGTGAGCACCGGGACGCTCAGCCACGACCTGAACAGGTTCTGGCAGACCAAGGTGCTGCGCCGCGAGGACCCCTACCTCAAGGTGGGCGAAGTCAACGACCGCGCGCACAAGGGCAACAGTGATTACGTGTGGGCCCTGAAGGATATCAATTTTAAAGTGGAACAGGGCGACGTCGTGGGCATCATCGGCAGGAACGGTGCCGGCAAGAGCACTCTCCTCAAGCTGCTGAGCCGCGTGACCGCCCCCACCACCGGGACCATCCGCGCACGGGGCCGCATCGCGAGCCTCCTCGAAGTGGGCACCGGATTCCACCCGGAGATGACCGGCCGCGAGAA
This genomic interval from uncultured Fibrobacter sp. contains the following:
- a CDS encoding NPCBM/NEW2 domain-containing protein; this translates as MKNFIKSLGLGRGAAIAAGTTLGILILAFLIFNNLTVPYARHWDIEWGYISILFTFILLVVGAVVNIPYIAKNGKSFLPSGKSFCWLAIILAAFSIFMFSNISNTHRVLSDETSWESMGLQMYFQHSGGVCNEGIWKDGVLDCKVEVNNFKGKALAFVYSLVFNIMPPNRDTALLVNYPFFILSLIAFFLALSKWFKNEKVALAAVAFLGGMPIYLLQARSASTEVLYICLLAVLMAWYAFVPTNKVTWKHFLLTVPLLGFFAQTRQETVFAFIPFALFYYRYFLERPYRLPAFVLSVIFVSWPSVNTMAAYRGYDFQGGEHAAHSFSNFWFNLKTNLEVMLNFKDDPNLAGVMENPFYTSFTILLLAATAWLLFRLIVYRRYWRGALLGIFFCLQIFVIMFNVSGTFTIDINQRYVLVALPMFALIMALGLYDALKFCTKMNDNGAAGITVAIAAIMTFGLMFFHVNSYRANMLYYKNKLLAEEDYLNKYIATLPPNSIYIYARPWQMLAQGHSAFSERTFMGWDTETFANWMQVSDGNIYLVRGQDGYGELNRKSRVVGFKTTDQIDEILDDYKNERVLLEPKLFGYPLAVYKMNAKKGVSDYTMKFLVSEPDSGNFVISKKFPETIPCKYSLNGELVEELVVSQSEDVVSLDSTKIHKGLNRAMFDCIMPDDDTVHLVKDFFVPGENVELLSNLTWDGYSQEWGNPEKNESVEHHRLTIDKEVFRYGIGSHANSKISYSLNRPYSVFHAVVGLDDESACGDGVHFIVLADGREVYHSERLYSTQKKSIDVDISGASRLELRIDMGDEKNCDHGDWANAWLEAK
- a CDS encoding MFS transporter — translated: MKKIRSYSSFYILAFTQVAVSTAILAFMEFTLNRLGFTATGSWEFYAFHLLFLLPCVLLLTPAGFFSDKYPKEKVLFWTTFLSLPAVGLFCVGAYLSNLIMMLSAVGLFFVLQAFQSPAKNGYMKELVGVRSLVKGSGILMIVTFSAVIFAGVALAFAVKAGVVLQALYALGGLQLVGFFAALCLPHIGAYDSDLKFPWGRYWNLLFMRRKMAKVWRNHALRQSIIGLSMFWMMIFLMVFVIQDQFSSGSLFNQDVLANYAIFGTVIGLVVGFVFAMKMSRDFIETGLIPMGTAGASVLMFLIPFIGRPYNAIAFALLGFCGGIYMLPMFAMLLYNTKPRSAGHVLSLSNVAQNLCILVFEIMAVAAIRYFAVDRMTLFMALGIFCLAGTVWALWAMPQTLLRQLLRSALSMHYKFLVTGVQNIPWEGPVLMVGNHISYIDWAMIQMASPRPLRFVITRRPFEKWYVRLLLSQMKTIDLDIANPGPAMEEARKALLRGEAVVMFPENAMTATGNMSRFRLDYSAAIKDVSRVKLLPFYVQGLWGSSYSMADAGFKDLVHSGGRIISVAFGKELPLDSTPMMVKRSVQELSITAWTTYIRKLRPVASAWIRTVKHVGSGPSVYSPDGNHLSANTLATAALSFAGIIDKLTKGEKQVGVLIPPSGPGIIVNMACLIRGKTVYNLNYTNTPETMAYCCDVADVKTIITARVFIEKLKQKGLPMEVLLDKYKVYYMEDLKTQLHKSTLVKNFLRVLILPAWYLELRFFKKVSLDDVATIIFSSGSEGRPKGVELTHLNLMGNIKQCESVLLPSAEDVFLGSLPLFHAFGFSITTMLCLVEGVPVATCPDPTDARLVSRMCAQFKVSIMVATGTFLRMWGLNRAVHPLMFSHVRAIYAGAEKIREDVRQLYRTKFKLEIFEGFGCTETTPVAAVNTKDVLMDDYKTVIEGNKPGTVGAPLPGTQFRIVDPDTMEELGVGEDGLILIGGAQIMKGYLKDPDRTTQAIAVINGKRWYKTGDKGHVDEDGYLTIVDRYSRFAKLGGEMVSLGSVDFKISECSLFDEIDHFAVAVPDGSKGEKIVLVFAGDKSEDEVKAMLKEVGLPPLMLPGAVVKVDELPKLGSGKADVQTGKKIAMERLGISNT
- a CDS encoding type B 50S ribosomal protein L31 translates to MKEGIHPNYQPVVFVDANTGKEYITRSTKSSAEKKTIDGVEHSVISLEITADTHPFWTGKQHRVDTAGRIDRFNKRFAGNITGAKRKTRKAAPKAEDAE
- a CDS encoding nucleotidyl transferase AbiEii/AbiGii toxin family protein; the encoded protein is MSFSNAAKLKAAIKKIACESGVTAQGVLQKYVLERFLCRLAKSDYRTNFILKGGFLTSSLVGVAKRTTMDIDATATGFSVDPSTLKEALLSICSEDLQDGFTFLLDRIEDIREKDSYPGLRAYMMASFAPMTVPFYVDVTVGDAITPKPVLQLFWSMFDICLCSRKNFF